ATGTTACTTTAATCCAGCAATTTTTCTAGgctttattcttttttttgttattagaGAATTAACATCTGATTTTGTAAATTTAATTACATTGTGTGCAAATTGTTTTTTTGCCAGTGTAATTTTTCAGGTTTCTAAGCTATGCACTCTTCTACTAAGAGCTGTACGGGCTGCATTGGGATCATCTGGCTGGGACGTTCTTGTACCTGGAGTGGCTCATGGAACCCTTCTACAGGTACTCAACAATAATAATACTTAATAGTTTTACTAGTTTGAGTGAGATAACATTTATATCAAAATTGAACTCCTACCTAGTTGATGACTATGCTTGAGGAAGGATGCAATCATCAAATTGGCAATGACATGTAAACAGAATGTTAAGAAGTAAACCATATGGCAGCTGTAATAACCATTATCATTCTGCAACTCTTATTATCCTTGATAATTCAAGTCATAGTAAGTATATTGAAATAACTACTTAACTTCAGGACATGATAAATTTCAGTTTTCCACTAAATTGTATAAAGATATTAAATTGATTTCTTTTACAATCACAATCCTCATGTTTTTATATGTATGTACgtacacatatgtatatgtatatatatagacagAGAGCGAGAGGCACATACTTGTATGTGCCTACCAAAGTCTCTGTTAGAAacagaagataaaaatgaaaggtTTTGAAGGTTATAGGATATACTTCGAGAAATCTGTGAGCCAGCAGTTGAATCACCATTTGGTGTTTATTTTATCCTAATGAATTTTAAATCAAACAAATCTGATTTTGTTATATGACCTTTTCAGCTTCGTGACTTCCTATaacttataatttataattttgtaaAAGAAGACCTGATTCTCATTCTATCGTTTTATCATATTCTTCAGGTTGAAAGCATTATTCCTGGTTCTTTGCCTTCATCTGTCAAAGGACCTGTCATTCTGGTTGTCAATAAGGCTGATGGGGATGAGGAGGTTGTTAATTTTTCTATTCTTGATATTGTATCAACTTTATTTTGTTGGTCCTAGTGCTACTTATGttattaaacatttaattttgcttttcttgaatGTGATTGCTGCAGGTCAAGGCTGCTGGAGATAATATTGTAGGAGTTGTACTTCTGCAGGAGTTACCTCACCTTTCTCATCTTGGTGTTAGAGCCCGACAGGTCAGTTTATGACTTTGCCTTTTGCAACTTTTTAATTCAAGCAAACTATTTGGCAATTTCAAATTGAGTTCGTATTTTCATTGGTGCCAATTCTTAGGAGAAAGTGACATTTGTGACATGTGAagatgatgatagaattgctagcaTCCGGAAGCTTGAAGGAAAATATGTTAGGTTATGTTCTTGACCTTTCAAattttcgattttgatctttatttttgaattacttttgttgatTTGTATATTTGTTCACTATGGTACAGTTTTCAATGCCTCTATCCCTTGGGAGCATGAATTAACTGTTACCTCAAAGATAGATTTCCCTACTTGCTAGCTTTTAGGTCTTACAGCTACTCCATTTATTCTTTACATTTGCCTTTGCTAGGAATTTGACATCTGATTTGGAAGGTTCATGTAAGTCTATAGCTAGATGTGAAGTCCTATCAAATCCTCCATGTAGACATGGAGTTGAGGTGCTCTCTATAGTCTCACatctatactctctctctctctgtagacTCCTGCTCCACTCCTCTCCTTCTCCACTTCTCTTCCTcctgatttgctcctccttcccaTTTTTGTCCTCTCCCTTTTGGGTCCAACTGGTATGTTGGCGTATTGTGTGTCAGTATATGCCGGTGCATACAGGTTCCATACTGGTCCAGATAGGGACCAGTATGGGTCTGGTATCCAGTTCTCAAACACTCTTCTTGAGCATTAAATATCGAGGTTGGCTATATTTTTAAACAAGGATCAAAGTCTAGGATCATTTAGCCTAAGTTAAGAAAACCTATTATGTCATGTGTATACATTAATGGAGGTGAGGTAATGAATGCTTTCACATTACCGTTTAAGCCTAAAAGACCAAATTGGTCCAAATGTTATAGAGGATTCAGCACAAAGTCACTGTAGCACGAATTTGATGTCGCTTCTCGATATTAGAACTTGCTGTTTGTGTTATTTTTGTCATTTGAGCCAGAGGTGGCATGCCAGGGGAGAAGAATCTGAAAGGGATGGAGAATATCGATGCATAATTCTTTTGCTGCTTTGATGCCAATCGTGACTTTCTTTATTTCTCTGCTCCCATGCTACAGCAGTCATGCCAATTAACATTGTACAAAATCAGTAGTCTATTGGTTTCCACAATGCCAATAGTACTCGGTTCCATGTTCTTGATGATCAACTAAATGAGAAAACATCATGTAATCGGTACAGAGTACTTAACCTATAAGAATAGGCAGTAAATAGGGTTGGGGTGAGCTTCAGTTGTGTGCACTCATGTTTATTTGTGTCTACATGGAAGCCCAAATTGCTTTGTCTGTTCTCAATAATATCTTGATAAAACCAGAAGGAATCTTCTCATGTCATGTTCCCTATCATTGATCATGCTAGAGAGTACTTAAGAAATATTCTTCATAAGGATTTTGTGCCCAATAAAGAATTCTTTTTCTTAGAATTTCATTTATGCACATACATATTCATGTAAGAGAAGTATCTCtgatgggaagaaaaaagaaggcaTCAAGAGACCCTCCCAGCCCTCTTGTCATGAGGGCATGTGCCAACATTTCTGATGCATGATAAAATTATATGCAGTGTCCATTGGCACACCTTTGTGCTGTCTAGCCCACGTTAAATGTTGGCCTAGTCCCCTAGCCATTTCTCAGTACCTTGACCACCATGTTGATCCGTACTTATACCTTTTTGGCATGGTACATTGCAGCTCATGTTAACACGTGCTGATTGGTTTGATAATATTTATGCATGTATGACCTAGAAATTCCAACATATATgcacccttttttttttggttctgTAACTTACATATTGATGTTTTCTATATTGAAATTAGGTTGGAGGCATCAGCTACTCATGTTGAAGTGTCTTTCTCATCTAAAGAAAATAAAGAGGCTTTGCCTGAAGAACTATCAAGTACTTCAACTTCATCGAAAGATGAACTCCCTAGCATGCGATGGTCAAGGGAGGTATCAtctctatttttttattaaacaagTGTTAGATACCAAAGGTTTCCCCTTCACCCTCatgacccctctctctctctctctcttaatgctTTCCGTGTTATTTATTAATCTTTTGAATATACTGACAGGTAAAACAGAACCCTTCACATGGTACTGCTAGTGTGCTAGAGCTTTCACAGGCAGTTGCTGAAACATCTGGTGCAAAAGCTGCTGCTTGTGGTCTCCTTGCTTCTATGGCGACAATTTCTACAAAAGGTAATTATTGAATCAAAACTGTTTTATTGTATTGATCTTTTTTAGAATGAATCCTCATCTTGAAGAAAAATAGCCTGTCTGAACTACGTACCAACCCATATTATTTCTGTCATCTTCTTGTATATACAAGACTCCTCAGAACCTTCTTCTTTGCGTCAATTAGTGGAGATATCATCCATAGTTAGGATGACATACTATAATCTTGCATTAACAACTTCTCCTCTTGTTTGATTTGGGCCATTTGATGTCAGTTAACAGTGACCAAGGAGTTCCTGCTTCATTTGGGGTCCCTTCAGGGGCAGTGATTCCTTTCGGGTCTTTGGAATTGGCAGTTGAaagaagtggttcgatcaaatccttcctatccctAGTAGAACGATTAGAGACAGCCAAACTTGAAAATGGTGAACTTGATAGATTATGCTCTGAGCTCCAGACGCTGGTTTCAGCCCAACGTCCATCCAAAGAAACTGTGGAAGCTATCGGAAAAATTCTTCCAATCAATACCCGTCTTATCGTAAGGTCTAGTGCCAATGTTGAGGACTTAGCTGGGATGTCAGCTGCTGGTTTGTATGAATCTGTTCCAAATGTCAGCCTCTCAAACCCAGGTGCCTTCGGAGCAGCTGTTGGCCGAGTGTGGGCTTCCCTCTACACAAGAAGAGCCATTTTAAGTCGTCGAACAGCTGGTATCCCCCAGAAGGATGCAATGATGGCTGTTTTGGTGCAGGAGATGTTGTTCCCAGATCTCTCTTTTGTGCTTCACACAGTTAGCCCTATTGATCGTGATGCCAAGGTGGTTGAAGCAGAGATTGCTCCTGGTCTTGGGGAAACGCTTGCCTCAGGAACTCGTGGCACACCATGGAGGCTTTCATCTGGAAAGTTTGACGGAAAAGTAACTACCCTGGCTTTTGCAAACTTCAGTGAGGAGCTATTGGTGCTTAATTCTGGCCCTGCAAATGGAGAATTTATTCGCCTAACCGTGGACTACAGTAAGAAGCCATTGACAATCGACCCTATCTACAGGAGGCAGATTGGTCAACGTCTGTGCACGATAGGCTTCTTTCTCGAACAGAAGTTTGGGTGTCCGCAGGATGTTGAAGGGTGTGTGGTCGGGAAAGACATTTTCATAGTTCAGACAAGGCCCCAGCCATGACCAATCGAGATCAACCTTGTTTCATCGGTGATACTGATCGGGGAAAGAAAAGGTGAAGTGCTTTACCACCAGAGGTGAGGCTGCAATTCGATGTGCATTCTGGAGCATGGAAAAAATTTGCAGTAGGCGAGGACACACAAACGAAAGGCTTCATCCATCATTAGTATCAGTTAAAGGTATTGTGAATGGGCTCGTATGCTACTAAGTTGCTGCATTTCTGGACTTCTCGTAGATGCTCACGCTGGTACATGGTGTAAACTTCACTGGATTTTTTGGACATCTTCCCAGTGAAAATAGCTACAGATGAATAATCCGATGCATGGTTGGGTTCTATCGTTAATAACTTGGATGTCAGTCTGCTTTGCTACTCTGATTTGAATTAATGGCAACTTTGCTGTTCCTATTTAgtataaaagatatttttttggTACTCTTTATCTATTGGctttcttgcaatataaagaatcTTTCAATTGCAACTTTGTCGCTTGGTTGGTAGTTAATGTTCAATCATGGATTGCTGAATGTTGAATTTTAGCACCTAAagtgaggattttttttttttaaatggtagAAGTTGAATATGTCTTCTTAAATATTTATTACCTTTCGGTATAGTTTGGCTCAGAACTATATGCATCGATCTGGATGCATTATTTCATGACGTTGTTTGTAACAGTATGCATCACATTAGTAATTTAATCATTACCCGTAATAAGGGATAGATAGATGCAAGGAAGAATAAGGAGACGACAAGCAGGAGTCGGTATATGTTGTGATAAGCATGCACGACACAGTTGTGTCCGCATGAAAttagagaaaaagagagagagagagagagagagagggcaattGGAATCcattatttatgttttttttggaTTTCTCACATCTGGTCCAGGGAGGGGACAGATGATTGTCCTCCAGCCATCTGGTGATACAACTGCCATGGAAGATGTGCATGCATGGCAACTACATCACCTCCATTCCCACCTCGAACTCGACCAGGAAGTCGAAGAAGGTAATGAGATCCTCCTCCAACAGCATAGCGGTGGAGAGATTCCAACAAGACACATGACGGAGGTTGATCACCACCGAAAGCCGAGCACCCACAAAGTGAGCCAACGACACCTACAACATTGGTACTAAATTCTAACGACGAATATCCTCCAAATCACATTGTATACTTAAGCCAAACCACCTCAAGAAGTCAATTCACGGTTTCCTACATACACTAAATCCCTAGGTGAGAAACCAAATCAAGAGTACATTTGCCAACTCTCTTCATCTTGAGCCTTTTATAGCACTCGTCTCACCAATTCTCTGACTAGATTTTACAGGACTACATTTGTCAATTCAAGAATCTATAACATTGCTATGTTTCTGAGATTGTTCAGGAGAAAATAAATGCTTAATCATAGTGAGGAGTAACAAAGAAGTGGCTAAATAATCAAGACCAGGTTGGCAGAGGATAACTTACTAATGCACACATACAGTATCTGAGGTGTGCCTTCCAAAAAAAATGGTCTGCTTCCACAATTGAGGATCTGCGCAACAGTTTGACGACCGAATTCTGTTGAAATATGCATCAGTGAAAAATCAAAACGCCTCTTATATTCCAAAGTCGATATCAGTGTTGATCCTTCTCTTTTTTCTCGGTCCACCTCGTTTCCACTCCATGAATTGAAAGGCCCATGAAGTCAATGCAGAACCCACCAATCCGTTGTGACTCACAATAAGAAGTGCTCCATCATGTGACTTCTTGATCATCAATCTCTGTCTCTCTTTTAAAATCTCTGTTTCCTTCATTCGATTTCACCATAGTTTCCAGATTTCCTTTGCCAGAGGGTAAACCCAACGCATGAGCAAAAATCCTCCGAGCAGCTCCGATATGTAGTTTCTCCAAATCTTCAACACCAACAGCTCTTCTGTTACTTGAATTTGGTAATAAATTATTCTTAGCAGAAACACCAGTAGCAACTTCATTATGCCCATCAGAGTTATGACTGCGACCTCCACTACTGCCATGAGTCATCTTATCATATTTTTTCCTTCCATGTGAACCCAGTTTACCGGTAGAAAAAGCAGTTGATTCTTTGATATCTTCTACCTTTGGACACAAATTTTTACCTTCATCACTGCTCAGTCCACCAGTGACTTCCTTCTCACTTTCATTCAAGGAGAGCTTCTCCGTGGACGAAGTTGGAGAAATCCTCTGGCCAAGTGCATGTGCAATCATCCGCCTAGCAACCACTGGAACTTTACGGGACTTTGGAGCAGTTAGATCCTGTTCACCATCCTCATGCAAAGAAAAAATCCGTGCACGGGCAGCTTGATAAGAAGCTTCTCTCTCTTCGAGTGGGATTGAAGGTGATAATTGTTGAGTTGTCTTCAGAGCTGGTAGAGTGTTTGCAAAACATAAAACTGACGAAACAGAATAGTCCAATATTGTCTTATATATTCAATAGCAAATCCGGTTAATGGTGTACACCAGATCCTACATTTCTCAGCCTATTTTCAATACAGGAAGAAAATTTACTGATACACAAACTTTGAGAGAAACCTCACCTATTGATTTATCAAAAGCGACTCAAGGTTAACATTAATCCTATAACATTAGGTAATATATATAGGTGACTACTAAGTGGTTAACTCAAAAATGTGACACTTAAGCATATATGTGGCATCTTATACCCATTCTAGTGCCCGGGCAGACCACTTGGGCTAATGCCAGAGTTGAGCATTTTGCCGAGAGGGCAACACCAGGCACAAAGCAGCCACCAGTGGTGGTATTGTTTATTCCCTATATTAAACAAGATGCACAACCACGTGGCAAGTCTTTTATAATCCACCTACAACTCTAGTAGTCT
This genomic stretch from Musa acuminata AAA Group cultivar baxijiao chromosome BXJ3-9, Cavendish_Baxijiao_AAA, whole genome shotgun sequence harbors:
- the LOC135582294 gene encoding uncharacterized protein LOC135582294 isoform X3, with product MGPYHRLLLHRLADIYGFAHESVGEGDYRHLVLERCADTTIPPILVSDILWQYDEHQTLSASNYVLLRNEAPALKTTQQLSPSIPLEEREASYQAARARIFSLHEDGEQDLTAPKSRKVPVVARRMIAHALGQRISPTSSTEKLSLNESEKEVTGGLSSDEGKNLCPKVEDIKESTAFSTGKLGSHGRKKYDKMTHGSSGGRSHNSDGHNEVATGVSAKNNLLPNSSNRRAVGVEDLEKLHIGAARRIFAHALGLPSGKGNLETMVKSNEGNRDFKRETEIDDQEVT
- the LOC135582294 gene encoding uncharacterized protein LOC135582294 isoform X1 produces the protein METTQFAMVEELASLIKDNLSCKHLVLSVEEALVNFLQDDTSSDGILELQPMGPYHRLLLHRLADIYGFAHESVGEGDYRHLVLERCADTTIPPILVSDILWQYDEHQTLSASNYVLLRNEAPALKTTQQLSPSIPLEEREASYQAARARIFSLHEDGEQDLTAPKSRKVPVVARRMIAHALGQRISPTSSTEKLSLNESEKEVTGGLSSDEGKNLCPKVEDIKESTAFSTGKLGSHGRKKYDKMTHGSSGGRSHNSDGHNEVATGVSAKNNLLPNSSNRRAVGVEDLEKLHIGAARRIFAHALGLPSGKGNLETMVKSNEGNRDFKRETEIDDQEVT
- the LOC135582294 gene encoding uncharacterized protein LOC135582294 isoform X2 — its product is MIQGNQFRWNIRAPTNGSIPPSAFASSCRYIWVNISSGFAHESVGEGDYRHLVLERCADTTIPPILVSDILWQYDEHQTLSASNYVLLRNEAPALKTTQQLSPSIPLEEREASYQAARARIFSLHEDGEQDLTAPKSRKVPVVARRMIAHALGQRISPTSSTEKLSLNESEKEVTGGLSSDEGKNLCPKVEDIKESTAFSTGKLGSHGRKKYDKMTHGSSGGRSHNSDGHNEVATGVSAKNNLLPNSSNRRAVGVEDLEKLHIGAARRIFAHALGLPSGKGNLETMVKSNEGNRDFKRETEIDDQEVT